The Malus domestica chromosome 06, GDT2T_hap1 genome has a segment encoding these proteins:
- the LOC103436942 gene encoding putative invertase inhibitor produces the protein MHRISSFSISLCCFLFFLMIPHEKLSAVAISVDIITQTCEKCAVESDVLSYNVCAASLQAVPVSHVTNLQGLAVIAMELALHNATNTLSTIKELSNNKSLDPFALVCLKDCLQLYSDAITTLADAIGAFLSEDYGTANTWVSTVMEATTTCEGGFKEKEGEVSPLTNENYNLFQLCDIVLCISHLLNYSKSTAT, from the coding sequence ATGCATCGCATTTCTTCCTTTTCAATCTCTTTGTGCTGCTTCTTGTTTTTCCTGATGATTCCTCACGAAAAACTCTCCGCCGTTGCAATATCCGTTGACATAATCACCCAAACCTGCGAAAAATGCGCAGTTGAATCCGACGTGCTTAGCTACAACGTTTGTGCAGCTTCTCTCCAAGCAGTGCCTGTCAGCCATGTGACTAATCTTCAAGGACTGGCAGTGATAGCAATGGAGCTGGCACTGCACAATGCAACCAACACGCTTTCTACCATAAAGGAGTTGTCGAATAACAAAAGTTTGGATCCTTTTGCTCTGGTTTGCTTGAAGGATTGCTTGCAGCTATACTCGGACGCGATCACAACGTTGGCGGATGCGATCGGAGCATTTCTGAGTGAGGATTACGGCACGGCGAATACCTGGGTGAGTACAGTCATGGAAGCAACAACTACATGTGAGGGAGGGTTTAAGGAGAAGGAAGGTGAAGTGTCTCCACTGACAAATGAGAATTACAATCTTTTTCAGTTATGTGATATTGTACTCTGCATAAGTCACTTGCTTAATTACTCAAAGTCTACAGCAACCTAA
- the LOC103437025 gene encoding putative invertase inhibitor — protein MHRISSFSISLCGFLFFLMIPHEKLSAVAISVDIITQTCEKCAAESDVLSYNVCAASLQAVPVSHVTNLQGLAVIAMELALHNATNTLSTIKELSNNKSLDPFALVCLKDCLQLYSDAITTLADAIGAFLSEDYGTANTWVSTVMEATTTCEGGFKEKEGEVSPLTNENYNLFQLCDIVLCIIHDFLFIAQAILMERKIELGIRVQGVNVLAI, from the exons ATGCATCGCATTTCTTCCTTTTCAATCTCTTTGTGCGGCTTCTTGTTTTTCCTGATGATTCCTCACGAAAAACTCTCCGCCGTTGCAATATCCGTTGACATAATCACCCAAACCTGCGAAAAATGCGCAGCTGAATCCGACGTGCTTAGCTACAACGTTTGTGCAGCTTCTCTTCAAGCAGTGCCTGTCAGCCATGTGACTAATCTTCAAGGACTGGCAGTGATAGCAATGGAGCTGGCACTGCACAATGCAACCAACACGCTTTCGACCATAAAGGAGTTGTCGAATAACAAAAGTTTGGATCCTTTTGCTCTGGTTTGCTTGAAGGATTGCTTGCAGCTATACTCGGACGCGATCACAACGTTGGCGGATGCGATCGGAGCATTTCTGAGTGAGGATTACGGCACGGCGAATACCTGGGTGAGTACAGTCATGGAAGCAACAACTACATGTGAGGGAGGGTTTAAGGAGAAGGAAGGTGAAGTGTCTCCATTGACAAATGAGAATTACAATCTTTTTCAGTTATGTGATATTGTACTCTGCATAA tacatgattttttatttattgcacAAGCGATATTGATGGAAAGGAAAATTGAGCTCGGAATTCGGGTGCAAGGGGTAAATGTCTTAGCCATCTGA